A genome region from Clupea harengus chromosome 7, Ch_v2.0.2, whole genome shotgun sequence includes the following:
- the tcima gene encoding transcriptional and immune response regulator a has protein sequence MSSYVTSECHRVCPSSHGNRFDTAHRKKAVANIFDNVNQDAVMRLFQKTGDMKAEERVRSIFSYAQDPEETAKALMALKQRKKDKFLRIAGIVRNLLKLR, from the coding sequence ATGTCCTCTTATGTGACTTCGGAGTGTCACCGCGTCTGCCCGTCCTCTCACGGGAATCGGTTTGACACAGCGCACCGCAAAAAGGCCGTGGCTAACATCTTTGACAACGTCAACCAAGACGCTGTGATGAGGCTGTTCCAGAAAACAGGAGACATGAAGGCGGAGGAGCGGGTGAGGAGTATCTTCTCCTACGCGCAGGACCCCGAGGAAACGGCCAAAGCCTTGATGGCCCTGAAACAGCGCAAGAAGGACAAGTTTCTGCGTATCGCAGGAATTGTTCGGAACCTGCTGAAACTTCGCTGA